A genome region from Myroides fluvii includes the following:
- a CDS encoding TonB-dependent receptor plug domain-containing protein, translating into MPYQIIITYFTMPNTLPDNKQKIKLIGIVKDSQGVLGGVHISTSDNKVAATDLSGKYTIEISAGDKITFSMIGYKQQTITYSDYHGSILNITLLEDSSTLDEIVVNAGYYNVKDRERTGSIARVTAKDIEFQPVVNPLQAIQGRVAGVDITQSSGVAGGGMNIEIRGRNFLDSSNSGRNNPMYIIDGVPFISENLGKNNGNYATEILPNNISPLNAINPSDILSIEILKDADATAIYGSRGLMA; encoded by the coding sequence ATGCCGTATCAAATAATTATTACTTATTTTACAATGCCAAATACCTTACCTGATAATAAGCAAAAAATTAAATTAATTGGAATTGTAAAAGACAGTCAAGGTGTTCTTGGTGGTGTACACATATCTACCAGTGACAATAAAGTCGCAGCAACTGATTTAAGCGGGAAATACACTATTGAGATAAGCGCAGGTGATAAAATTACTTTTTCAATGATAGGGTATAAACAGCAGACTATTACTTATTCAGATTATCACGGTTCTATATTAAATATTACTCTTTTAGAAGATAGTAGTACACTGGATGAAATTGTGGTTAATGCAGGATATTACAACGTTAAAGATCGTGAACGTACAGGAAGTATTGCTCGTGTAACTGCAAAAGACATTGAATTTCAACCTGTAGTTAATCCATTGCAGGCTATACAAGGAAGAGTTGCAGGGGTTGACATAACCCAAAGTAGTGGTGTCGCAGGAGGTGGAATGAATATAGAAATACGAGGACGTAACTTTTTAGATAGTTCTAATTCTGGAAGGAATAACCCAATGTATATTATTGATGGGGTACCGTTTATTTCGGAAAATTTAGGTAAGAACAATGGAAATTATGCAACGGAAATACTACCCAATAACATCTCTCCTTTAAATGCCATTAATCCATCAGATATTCTAAGTATAGAAATACTAAAAGATGCTGATGCTACAGCTATTTATGGCTCACGTGGGCTAATGGCGTAG
- a CDS encoding SusC/RagA family TonB-linked outer membrane protein: MRFTISSSTGFSKVPKFVQIMNTDQYLQMREEAFKNSGVTSYPINAYDLNGTWDRNRYTNWQKELIGNTAIDKNIALNTSGGNQYTLFNINLNHNENTTVFPTDKGYKRNNLLLSLNHRSKDDRLAINTTTTYSTQSNNLSVTDITQQAIKLAPNAPKLYDDKGNLNWQNGTFENPIAQLNETYENKTNTLILNANLSYNFLSNTYFKINTGLTNNNFEEWKISPYTINNPIYGLTSDDSSSSKADQKFNTY, translated from the coding sequence ATGCGCTTTACTATTTCTTCCTCTACTGGTTTTAGTAAAGTACCAAAGTTTGTACAGATCATGAATACCGATCAATATCTTCAAATGCGTGAAGAAGCATTTAAAAACAGTGGTGTTACTTCTTACCCAATTAATGCTTATGATTTAAACGGAACATGGGATAGAAATCGCTATACCAATTGGCAAAAAGAATTAATAGGAAACACTGCTATTGATAAAAACATTGCTTTAAACACAAGTGGAGGAAATCAATATACATTATTTAATATCAATCTTAATCACAATGAAAACACTACTGTTTTTCCAACAGACAAAGGATATAAAAGAAATAACCTCCTACTTAGTTTAAATCACCGAAGCAAGGATGATCGCCTTGCAATAAACACAACCACTACCTACTCAACTCAGAGCAATAATCTTTCTGTTACAGATATAACTCAACAAGCAATTAAATTGGCGCCTAATGCACCAAAACTGTATGATGACAAGGGTAATCTTAATTGGCAAAACGGAACTTTTGAAAACCCAATTGCTCAATTAAATGAAACTTATGAAAACAAAACAAATACGCTAATCTTAAATGCTAATTTGTCTTATAATTTTTTATCTAACACTTATTTTAAAATAAATACAGGGTTAACCAATAATAACTTTGAAGAGTGGAAAATTAGTCCTTATACAATTAACAATCCAATCTATGGACTAACAAGTGATGATTCCTCAAGTAGTAAGGCGGATCAAAAATTCAATACTTATTAG